One stretch of Mycolicibacterium fallax DNA includes these proteins:
- a CDS encoding YeeE/YedE thiosulfate transporter family protein: MHVSVTAPLWVGLLVGLGFGLPAAHWGIGNPETVIRTARLLDRLIIGCFAAVTAMGAVLLYGLHALGFAMHFGPKPLYLWGVLLGGLLFGVGVAISGYFPGTEWIALGEGRRDALYAIPGAILGAAAWTLVYQTPAGRWLTEAANFGDLILTGDIAALRPGLTFAVAVGYAALMFGALFYLPRYSGGNSSSCLRHLRRCSLEDGDRARAADTAAALREGTVDLVHDDAPKPDDGPATNDFYARRILVTAAAVATLVVAAIFLRQIFGQSTSYSWLVGKLALPGFDYTAVVTRGIGWEPLTDVGVMFGGLVAAVLIGRRFSGFRRVLPPSWRNRFGPSTGRRAAAAFGGSFLVLFGARMAGGCASGHILSGGVQLALSGWVFTAAVLIAMVVTARLVYRDADWRTVPDGVPAPRPVAGRRFSALPLAGVAVVALAAMAGVTAWLTAGAATLSLAAVLAPLAIVLALVAAATVAARS, encoded by the coding sequence ATGCACGTCAGTGTCACCGCACCGCTGTGGGTCGGCCTGCTGGTCGGCCTGGGCTTCGGCCTGCCCGCCGCGCACTGGGGCATCGGGAACCCCGAAACCGTCATCCGCACCGCCCGGCTGCTGGACCGGCTGATCATCGGCTGCTTCGCCGCGGTCACCGCGATGGGCGCGGTGCTGCTCTACGGCCTGCACGCGCTGGGCTTCGCGATGCACTTCGGCCCGAAACCGCTGTACCTGTGGGGCGTGCTGCTGGGCGGGCTGCTGTTCGGCGTCGGCGTCGCGATCAGCGGCTACTTTCCGGGCACCGAGTGGATCGCCCTCGGTGAGGGCCGCCGCGACGCGCTGTACGCCATCCCCGGGGCGATCCTCGGCGCCGCCGCGTGGACGCTGGTCTACCAGACCCCGGCCGGCCGCTGGCTCACCGAGGCCGCCAATTTCGGCGACCTGATCCTCACCGGCGACATCGCGGCGCTGCGGCCGGGGCTGACCTTCGCCGTCGCCGTCGGCTATGCGGCGCTGATGTTCGGCGCGCTGTTTTATCTGCCGCGCTACTCCGGCGGCAACAGCAGCAGCTGCCTGCGGCACCTGCGCCGGTGTTCCCTGGAGGACGGCGACCGCGCCCGAGCCGCCGACACCGCCGCCGCGCTGCGGGAGGGCACCGTCGACCTGGTCCACGACGACGCGCCGAAACCCGACGACGGCCCGGCCACCAACGACTTCTACGCCCGGCGGATCCTGGTGACCGCGGCCGCGGTGGCGACGCTGGTGGTGGCCGCGATCTTCCTGCGGCAGATCTTCGGCCAGTCCACCAGCTATTCCTGGCTGGTCGGCAAGCTGGCGCTGCCCGGCTTCGACTACACCGCCGTGGTCACCCGCGGCATCGGCTGGGAGCCGCTGACCGACGTCGGGGTGATGTTCGGCGGGCTGGTCGCCGCGGTGCTGATCGGGCGCCGGTTCAGCGGCTTCCGCCGGGTGCTGCCGCCGTCCTGGCGCAACCGGTTCGGGCCGAGCACCGGCCGCCGGGCCGCCGCCGCGTTCGGCGGATCGTTCCTGGTGCTGTTCGGCGCCCGGATGGCCGGCGGCTGCGCCAGCGGGCACATTCTCAGCGGCGGGGTGCAGCTGGCGCTCAGCGGCTGGGTGTTCACCGCCGCGGTGCTGATCGCGATGGTCGTCACCGCCCGGCTGGTCTACCGCGACGCCGACTGGCGCACCGTGCCCGACGGGGTGCCCGCGCCCCGGCCGGTCGCCGGCCGGCGGTTCTCCGCGCTCCCCCTGGCCGGCGTCGCCGTCGTCGCGCTGGCCGCGATGGCCGGCGTGACGGCCTGGCTGACCGCGGGCGCCGCCACCCTGAGCCTGGCCGCGGTGCTGGCGCCGCTGGCGATCGTGCTGGCGCTGGTGGCCGCGGCCACCGTGGCGGCCCGCTCCTAA
- the treZ gene encoding malto-oligosyltrehalose trehalohydrolase yields the protein MAEPVREFAVWAPTPGVVRLDLDGVAHPMDRGPDGWWRTAVPAAGDARYGFLLDDDPVVLPDPRSPRQPDGVHQRSQLWTPPAPETGWAGRALPGAVIYEAHIGTFTAAGTLDAAIDKLDHLVDLGVDFVELMPVNAFSGPHGWGYDGVGWYAVHEPYGGPDALIRFVRAAHRRGLGVLLDVVFNHLGPSGNYLPRFGPYQSAGSNPWGAGINIAEENSDPVRAHILDCALRWMRDFGLDGLRLDAVHAMIDTTAVHILEELATETDELAAQLGRPLTLIAESDRNDPRLITPRADGGYGLTAQWDDDIHHALHTAVSGERQGYYRDFGSLETLARTLRHGFFHAGTYSSFRRRRHGRPLDTAAIPGHRLLAYTCTHDQIGNRATGDRPSDYLSAGQLALSAALALLSPFTAMLFMGEEWAARTPFRFFSSHPEPELAEATRAGRRAEFAEHGWDAEQIPDPQDRQTFVDSKLDWAEPGTREHARMLALYRDLIALRHTEEDLADFRLDRIRVDYDEDARWLVLHRGALAIAGNFGPDSVAVPVTGELVYAWGSPRVGASATALDGESFAVLRTTTPQGVSGRGD from the coding sequence ATGGCTGAGCCGGTACGCGAGTTCGCGGTCTGGGCACCCACCCCCGGCGTCGTCCGGCTCGACCTGGACGGCGTGGCGCACCCGATGGACCGCGGCCCGGACGGCTGGTGGCGTACCGCGGTGCCCGCCGCCGGGGATGCCCGCTACGGGTTCCTGCTCGACGACGACCCGGTGGTGCTGCCCGATCCGCGCTCCCCGCGCCAGCCCGACGGCGTGCACCAGCGCTCCCAACTGTGGACGCCGCCGGCGCCCGAGACCGGCTGGGCCGGCCGGGCGCTGCCCGGCGCGGTGATCTACGAGGCGCACATCGGCACCTTCACCGCCGCCGGGACCCTCGACGCCGCCATCGACAAGCTGGACCACCTGGTCGATCTCGGGGTCGACTTCGTCGAGCTGATGCCGGTCAACGCGTTCTCCGGCCCGCACGGCTGGGGCTACGACGGGGTCGGCTGGTACGCCGTGCACGAGCCCTACGGCGGCCCCGACGCGCTGATCCGGTTCGTCCGGGCCGCCCACCGCCGCGGCCTCGGGGTGCTGCTGGACGTGGTGTTCAACCACCTCGGCCCGTCCGGCAACTACCTGCCCCGGTTCGGGCCGTACCAGTCGGCGGGCTCCAACCCGTGGGGCGCCGGGATCAACATCGCCGAGGAGAACTCCGATCCGGTGCGCGCCCACATCCTGGACTGCGCGCTGCGCTGGATGCGCGACTTCGGCCTCGACGGCCTGCGGCTGGACGCCGTGCACGCCATGATCGACACCACCGCGGTGCACATCCTGGAGGAGCTGGCCACCGAAACCGACGAACTGGCAGCGCAATTGGGCCGACCGCTGACGCTGATCGCCGAGAGCGACCGCAACGACCCGCGGCTGATCACCCCGCGGGCCGACGGCGGCTACGGGCTGACCGCGCAGTGGGACGACGACATCCACCACGCGCTGCACACCGCCGTCTCCGGCGAACGGCAGGGCTACTACCGGGATTTCGGTTCGCTGGAGACCCTGGCCCGCACCCTGCGGCACGGCTTCTTCCACGCCGGCACCTACTCGTCGTTCCGCAGACGCCGGCACGGCCGCCCGCTGGACACCGCCGCGATCCCCGGGCACCGGCTGCTGGCCTACACCTGCACCCACGACCAGATCGGCAACCGGGCCACCGGGGACCGGCCCAGCGACTACCTGAGCGCCGGCCAGCTCGCGCTCAGCGCGGCGCTGGCACTGCTCAGCCCGTTCACCGCGATGCTGTTCATGGGCGAGGAGTGGGCGGCGCGCACCCCGTTCCGGTTCTTCAGCTCGCACCCCGAGCCGGAGCTGGCCGAGGCCACCCGGGCCGGCCGGCGCGCCGAGTTCGCCGAACACGGCTGGGACGCCGAGCAGATCCCCGACCCGCAGGACCGGCAGACCTTTGTCGACTCCAAGCTGGACTGGGCCGAGCCGGGCACCCGCGAGCACGCCCGGATGCTGGCGCTGTACCGGGACCTGATCGCGCTGCGCCACACCGAGGAGGACCTGGCCGACTTCCGGCTGGACCGGATCCGGGTGGACTACGACGAGGACGCCCGCTGGCTGGTGCTGCATCGCGGCGCGCTGGCGATCGCCGGCAACTTCGGCCCGGACTCGGTCGCGGTCCCGGTCACCGGCGAGCTGGTCTACGCCTGGGGCAGCCCGCGGGTCGGGGCCAGCGCCACCGCGCTGGACGGCGAGTCCTTCGCGGTGCTGCGCACGACCACACCCCAGGGGGTATCGGGGCGCGGGGACTAG
- the treY gene encoding malto-oligosyltrehalose synthase: MTVLSTYRLQLRGPASGARFGFAEAEALLDYLDDLGVSHLYLSPILTALPGSAHGYDVVDPSTVSAELGGRDGLVRLSAAARARGIGLIVDIVPNHVGVQSPRHNRWWWDVLTHGAASRYAGFFDIDWAADPERRIVLPVLGADADTAALRVDGDTLVLGDLVFPIAPGTAAGSGAAVHDRQHYRLVGWRGGRCGYRRFFSITSLAGLRQQDDAVFAASHAQVRSWFDDGLVDGLRIDHPDGLADPAGYLDRLRALIGPDAYLVIEKVLAVGEALEPTLPIDGSTGYDVLREIGGLFVDPAGAAGLTALSRAAGFDPDGAAALLIAGKTAAATDTLAPELARLRRVMVAATGRDHDRLPAAIVALLCRIGVYRCDYAGLSALLGTALADTAAAHPELAEPLTLVSAALTHRDPAQRFQQLCGAVTAKAFEDCLFYRDPRLVSLNEVGGEPDRFGVSAAEFHRAAAMRAAHWPATMTTLTTHDTKRGEDVRARIGVLSQLPERWAEAVAHWQRCAPAPDPATGLFLLQNILGVWPADGRVTGELRARLHGYAEKAIREAGTHTNWIDPDPDFEAAVHDWLDAVLDGPVAAGLTELVTRLEPHARADALGQKLLALTVPGVPDVYQGTELWEDSLVDPDNRRPVDYPARRAALAAGSHPKLTVVAAALRLRRRRPATFTAGDYRPLPADGPRAGHLVAFGRGDDVVVAVSRWTVALAETGWGDTTLTLPPGRWTDLIGGGVHSGTVRAARLLAGHPVALLERADG, encoded by the coding sequence GTGACGGTGCTGTCCACCTACCGGCTGCAGTTGCGCGGCCCGGCCTCCGGGGCACGGTTCGGCTTCGCCGAGGCCGAGGCGCTGCTGGACTACCTCGACGACCTCGGTGTCTCACACCTGTACCTCTCGCCGATCCTGACGGCGCTGCCGGGTTCGGCGCACGGCTACGACGTCGTCGACCCGAGCACCGTCTCGGCCGAGCTCGGCGGCCGCGACGGGCTGGTCCGGCTGTCGGCGGCGGCCCGGGCCCGCGGCATCGGCCTGATCGTCGACATCGTGCCCAATCACGTTGGGGTGCAAAGCCCGCGGCACAATCGGTGGTGGTGGGATGTGCTGACCCACGGCGCGGCCTCGCGCTACGCCGGGTTCTTCGACATCGACTGGGCGGCGGACCCGGAGCGCCGGATCGTGTTGCCGGTGCTGGGCGCCGACGCCGACACCGCGGCGCTGCGGGTCGACGGGGACACCCTGGTCCTGGGCGATCTGGTCTTCCCGATCGCACCGGGCACCGCGGCCGGCAGCGGCGCGGCGGTGCACGATCGGCAGCACTACCGGCTGGTCGGCTGGCGCGGCGGGCGCTGCGGGTACCGGCGGTTCTTCTCCATCACCTCGCTGGCCGGGCTGCGTCAGCAGGACGACGCGGTGTTCGCCGCCAGCCACGCGCAGGTACGCAGCTGGTTCGACGACGGCCTGGTCGACGGCCTGCGGATCGACCACCCCGACGGACTGGCCGACCCGGCCGGCTACCTGGACCGGCTGCGGGCGCTGATCGGGCCGGACGCCTACCTGGTGATCGAGAAGGTGCTGGCCGTCGGCGAGGCGCTGGAGCCGACGCTGCCGATCGACGGCAGCACCGGTTATGACGTGCTGCGCGAGATCGGCGGGCTGTTCGTCGACCCGGCCGGCGCGGCCGGGCTGACCGCGCTGTCCCGGGCCGCCGGCTTCGACCCGGACGGCGCGGCGGCGCTGCTGATCGCCGGCAAGACCGCCGCCGCGACCGACACCCTGGCCCCCGAGCTGGCCCGGCTGCGCCGGGTGATGGTCGCGGCGACCGGGCGCGACCACGACCGGCTGCCCGCGGCGATCGTGGCGCTGCTGTGCCGGATCGGGGTGTACCGCTGCGACTACGCCGGGCTGTCGGCGCTGCTGGGCACCGCGCTGGCCGACACCGCCGCCGCGCACCCGGAGCTGGCCGAGCCGCTGACCCTGGTGTCGGCGGCGCTGACCCACCGCGACCCGGCCCAGCGGTTCCAGCAGTTGTGCGGCGCGGTCACCGCCAAGGCGTTCGAGGACTGCCTGTTCTACCGCGATCCGCGGCTGGTGTCGCTCAACGAGGTGGGCGGCGAGCCGGACCGGTTCGGGGTCAGCGCCGCGGAGTTTCACCGCGCCGCCGCGATGCGGGCCGCGCACTGGCCGGCCACCATGACCACGCTGACCACCCACGACACCAAGCGCGGCGAGGACGTCCGGGCCCGGATCGGGGTGCTGTCCCAGCTGCCCGAACGCTGGGCCGAAGCGGTCGCGCACTGGCAGCGCTGCGCCCCGGCCCCGGACCCCGCGACCGGGCTGTTCCTGCTGCAGAACATCCTCGGGGTGTGGCCGGCCGACGGCCGGGTGACCGGCGAGCTGCGCGCCCGGCTGCACGGCTACGCCGAGAAGGCCATCCGGGAGGCCGGCACCCACACCAACTGGATCGACCCCGACCCCGACTTCGAGGCCGCCGTGCACGACTGGCTCGACGCCGTGCTGGACGGCCCGGTGGCCGCCGGCCTGACCGAGCTGGTCACCCGGCTCGAACCGCACGCCCGCGCCGACGCGCTGGGCCAGAAGCTGCTGGCGCTGACCGTCCCCGGGGTGCCCGACGTGTACCAGGGCACCGAGCTGTGGGAGGACAGCCTGGTCGACCCGGACAATCGCCGCCCGGTCGACTACCCGGCGCGCCGAGCCGCGCTGGCCGCCGGCAGCCACCCGAAGCTGACGGTGGTGGCCGCCGCGCTGCGGCTGCGCCGGCGGCGGCCCGCGACCTTCACCGCCGGCGACTACCGCCCGCTGCCCGCCGACGGCCCGCGCGCCGGGCACCTGGTCGCCTTCGGCCGCGGCGACGACGTCGTCGTCGCGGTGTCCCGGTGGACCGTGGCGCTGGCCGAAACCGGCTGGGGCGACACCACCCTGACGCTGCCGCCGGGACGCTGGACCGACCTGATCGGCGGTGGTGTGCACAGCGGGACGGTGCGGGCCGCTCGGCTGCTGGCCGGGCACCCGGTCGCGCTGCTGGAGCGCGCCGATGGCTGA
- the glgX gene encoding glycogen debranching protein GlgX encodes MTTSPHPSSPGTLAVGTDQDRSHRGITSVWPGSPYPLGASYDGAGTNFSLFSEVAERVELCLIGRDGGEIRVELDEVDGYVWHAYLPTITPGQRYGFRVHGPWDPAAGLRCDASKLLADPYGKSFHGDFDFTQALYSYDLNAEDPASGGVPPRVDSLGHTMTSVVINPYFDWDNDRAPRTPYHETIIYETHVKGMTQTHPGIPPELRGTYAGMAHPAAIDHLLSLGITAVELMPVHQFLHDHRLLNLGLRNYWGYNTVGFFAPHFQYAATRNAGGAVAEFKTMVKALHQAGIEVILDVVYNHTAESDHLGPTINFRGIDNAAYYRLRDDDNRLYKDFTGTGNSLNARHPHTLQLIMDSLRYWVLDMHVDGFRFDLAATLAREFYDVDRLSAFFDLVQQDPVVSQVKLIAEPWDIGEGGYQVGNFPPQWTEWNGKYRDTVRDYWRGQPATLGEFASRLTGSSDLYEETGRRPSASINFITAHDGFTLADLVSYNEKHNEANGEHNRDGENDNRSWNCGVEGPTDDPEILQLRGRQMRAMLATLMVSQGTPMISHGDEFGRTQRGNNNAYCQDSPLSWMDWSMLTSNADLVEFVRRATRLRRKHPVFRRRRFFDGKPVRRGEQIRDIVWLTRDGIEMTDDDWYSGFKSVTVYLNGEAIAEPNNRGERIVDDSFLLCFNAHMADIEVITPNHGFARQWTAVLDTAVPTGHSELVVSAGESFTLTGRSVVVLQRTG; translated from the coding sequence ATGACGACCAGCCCGCACCCCAGCTCGCCGGGCACCCTGGCGGTCGGCACCGACCAGGACCGCAGTCATCGCGGCATCACCTCGGTGTGGCCCGGTTCGCCGTACCCCCTTGGCGCCAGCTACGACGGTGCGGGCACCAACTTTTCGCTGTTCTCCGAGGTGGCCGAACGGGTTGAGCTGTGCCTGATCGGCCGCGACGGCGGCGAGATCCGGGTGGAGCTCGACGAGGTCGACGGCTACGTCTGGCACGCCTACCTGCCGACCATCACCCCCGGGCAGCGCTACGGGTTCCGGGTGCACGGCCCGTGGGATCCGGCGGCCGGGCTGCGCTGCGACGCCTCCAAGCTGCTGGCCGACCCGTACGGCAAGTCCTTCCACGGCGACTTCGACTTCACCCAGGCGCTGTACTCCTATGACCTGAACGCCGAGGACCCGGCCTCCGGCGGGGTGCCGCCGCGGGTGGATTCGCTCGGGCACACCATGACCAGCGTGGTGATCAACCCGTACTTCGACTGGGACAACGACCGGGCACCGCGCACCCCCTACCACGAGACGATCATCTACGAGACGCACGTCAAGGGCATGACGCAGACCCATCCGGGCATCCCGCCGGAACTGCGCGGCACCTACGCCGGGATGGCGCATCCGGCGGCCATCGACCACCTGCTGTCCCTCGGCATCACCGCCGTCGAGCTGATGCCGGTGCACCAGTTCCTGCACGATCACCGGCTGCTGAACCTCGGGCTGCGAAACTACTGGGGCTACAACACCGTTGGGTTCTTCGCCCCGCACTTCCAGTACGCCGCCACCCGCAACGCCGGCGGCGCGGTCGCCGAGTTCAAGACCATGGTCAAGGCGCTGCACCAGGCCGGCATCGAGGTGATCCTCGACGTGGTCTACAACCACACCGCCGAGTCCGACCACCTGGGGCCGACGATCAACTTCCGCGGCATCGACAACGCCGCCTACTACCGGTTGCGCGACGACGACAACCGGCTGTACAAGGACTTCACCGGCACCGGCAACAGCCTCAACGCCCGGCACCCGCACACCCTGCAGCTGATCATGGACTCGCTGCGCTACTGGGTGCTCGACATGCACGTCGACGGGTTCCGGTTCGACCTGGCCGCCACCCTGGCCCGGGAGTTCTACGACGTGGACCGGCTCAGCGCCTTCTTCGACCTGGTGCAGCAGGATCCGGTGGTCAGCCAGGTCAAGCTGATCGCCGAGCCGTGGGACATCGGCGAGGGCGGCTACCAGGTCGGCAACTTCCCGCCGCAGTGGACCGAATGGAACGGCAAGTACCGTGACACGGTGCGCGACTACTGGCGCGGCCAGCCGGCCACCCTCGGCGAGTTCGCCTCCCGGCTCACCGGCTCCTCGGACCTCTACGAGGAGACCGGCCGGCGGCCCAGCGCCAGCATCAACTTCATCACCGCCCACGACGGCTTCACCCTGGCCGACCTGGTGTCCTACAACGAGAAGCACAACGAGGCCAACGGCGAGCACAATCGCGACGGCGAGAACGACAACCGGTCGTGGAACTGCGGGGTGGAGGGCCCCACCGACGACCCGGAGATTCTTCAGTTGCGGGGCCGGCAGATGCGGGCGATGCTGGCCACCCTGATGGTCAGCCAGGGCACCCCGATGATCAGCCACGGCGACGAGTTCGGCCGCACCCAGCGCGGCAACAACAACGCCTACTGCCAGGACTCGCCGCTGTCCTGGATGGACTGGTCGATGCTGACCAGCAACGCCGACCTGGTCGAATTCGTCCGTCGCGCAACGCGATTGCGGCGCAAGCATCCGGTGTTCCGGCGCCGCCGGTTCTTCGACGGCAAGCCGGTGCGGCGCGGGGAGCAGATCCGCGACATCGTCTGGCTGACCCGCGACGGCATCGAAATGACCGACGACGACTGGTATTCCGGCTTCAAGAGCGTGACGGTGTACCTCAACGGCGAGGCGATCGCCGAACCCAACAATCGCGGCGAGCGGATCGTCGACGACTCGTTTCTGCTGTGCTTCAACGCCCACATGGCCGACATCGAGGTGATCACCCCCAACCACGGCTTCGCTCGGCAGTGGACGGCGGTGCTCGACACCGCAGTGCCGACCGGGCACAGTGAACTGGTGGTCAGCGCCGGCGAATCCTTTACCCTGACCGGACGTTCGGTCGTCGTGCTGCAGCGGACCGGGTGA
- a CDS encoding acyltransferase family protein, which translates to MAILTAVRPVRVTVAEPVAPVAMGTRKAGFYRHDLDGLRGVAIAMVAVFHVWFGRVSGGVDVFLVLSGFFFGGKLLRNALNPAAALRPVHQIHRLLRRLLPALIVVLFGTAILTVLIQPQTRWETFADQTLASLGYYQNWELANTASDYLRAGDSVSPLQHIWSMSVQGQFYLTLLALIMGLAVLLRRPLGRRLRGFFVVLVAALTVASFVYAIFAHQADQTVAYYDSFARAWELLAGALAGALVPLVRWPMWLRTLAGTVAMALILTSGLWIDGVNEFPGPWALVPVGATVLMILAAANRQSHPRTRNRMPLPSRMLAWSPLVTLGSMAYSLYLWHWPLLIFWLVYSGNAHAGLLDGAAILLVSGGLAYLTMRYVEEPLRHQVGPADPPADRPTRWWRRVFGRTSIVSTVVVLMLVALLTAAFGWRQQVSAERADGRELASLSPRDYPGARALIDGARVPNVPMRPTVLEAEKDLPASTDAGCISDFKNAEILKCVYGDPNATRVIALAGGSHAEHWITALDLLGKEHHFQVVTYLKMGCALTTEPVPKIMGNNAPYPLCRQWVDKVMDQLVADDPDYVFTTSTRPWNIKPGDVMPSGYLGIWEILDRANIPVLAMRDTPWFVKNGNPYIPRDCLAGGGDAQSCGMKRDVVLAETNPTLAYLTRFPLLKPLDMSDAVCRPDECRAVEGNVLIFHDSHHFTSTYMRSMTDELGRQIGAATNWW; encoded by the coding sequence ATGGCTATCCTCACCGCTGTTCGGCCGGTCCGCGTCACCGTTGCCGAACCCGTCGCCCCCGTCGCGATGGGCACCCGGAAAGCGGGCTTCTACCGACACGATCTCGATGGCCTGCGCGGCGTGGCCATCGCGATGGTCGCCGTCTTCCACGTCTGGTTCGGCCGGGTGTCCGGCGGCGTCGACGTGTTCCTGGTGCTGTCCGGGTTCTTCTTCGGCGGCAAGCTGCTGCGCAACGCGCTGAACCCGGCCGCGGCGCTGCGGCCGGTGCACCAGATCCACCGACTGCTCCGCCGGCTGCTGCCCGCGCTGATCGTGGTGCTGTTCGGCACCGCCATCCTGACCGTGCTGATCCAGCCGCAGACCCGCTGGGAAACCTTCGCAGACCAGACCCTGGCCAGCCTGGGCTACTACCAGAACTGGGAGCTGGCCAACACCGCCTCGGACTACCTGCGCGCCGGGGATTCGGTCAGCCCGCTGCAACACATCTGGTCGATGTCGGTGCAGGGCCAGTTCTACCTGACCCTGCTGGCCCTGATCATGGGGCTGGCGGTGCTGCTGCGCCGGCCGCTGGGCCGCCGGCTGCGCGGCTTCTTCGTGGTGCTGGTCGCCGCCCTGACCGTGGCCTCGTTCGTCTACGCCATCTTCGCCCACCAGGCCGACCAGACCGTCGCCTACTACGACAGCTTCGCCCGGGCCTGGGAGCTGCTGGCCGGCGCCCTGGCCGGGGCACTGGTGCCGCTGGTGCGCTGGCCGATGTGGCTGCGGACGCTGGCCGGCACCGTCGCGATGGCGCTGATCCTGACCTCCGGACTGTGGATCGACGGCGTCAACGAGTTCCCCGGCCCGTGGGCGCTGGTGCCGGTCGGCGCGACGGTGCTGATGATCCTGGCCGCCGCCAACCGGCAGTCCCATCCGCGCACTCGCAACCGGATGCCGCTGCCGAGCCGGATGCTGGCCTGGTCTCCGCTGGTCACCCTCGGCTCGATGGCCTACTCGCTGTACCTGTGGCACTGGCCGCTGCTGATCTTCTGGCTGGTCTATTCCGGCAACGCGCACGCCGGGCTGCTCGACGGCGCGGCGATCCTGCTGGTCTCCGGCGGGCTGGCCTACCTGACCATGCGCTACGTCGAGGAGCCGCTGCGCCACCAGGTCGGCCCGGCCGACCCGCCCGCCGACCGGCCGACCCGGTGGTGGCGGCGGGTGTTCGGGCGCACCTCGATCGTGAGCACCGTGGTGGTGCTGATGCTGGTGGCGCTGCTGACCGCCGCGTTCGGCTGGCGCCAGCAGGTGTCCGCCGAACGGGCCGACGGCCGCGAACTCGCCTCGCTCAGCCCGCGGGACTACCCCGGGGCCCGGGCCCTGATCGACGGCGCCCGGGTGCCCAACGTGCCGATGCGCCCGACCGTGCTGGAGGCCGAGAAGGACCTGCCCGCCAGCACCGACGCGGGCTGCATCAGCGACTTCAAGAACGCCGAGATCCTCAAGTGCGTCTACGGCGACCCGAACGCCACCCGGGTGATCGCGCTGGCCGGCGGCTCGCACGCCGAGCACTGGATCACCGCGCTGGACCTGCTCGGCAAGGAGCACCACTTCCAGGTCGTCACCTACCTGAAGATGGGCTGCGCGCTGACCACCGAGCCGGTGCCCAAGATCATGGGCAACAACGCCCCCTACCCGCTGTGCCGGCAGTGGGTGGACAAGGTGATGGATCAGCTGGTCGCCGACGACCCGGACTACGTGTTCACCACCTCGACCCGGCCGTGGAACATCAAGCCCGGCGACGTGATGCCCTCGGGCTACCTGGGCATCTGGGAGATCCTGGATCGCGCCAACATCCCGGTGCTGGCGATGCGCGACACCCCGTGGTTCGTCAAGAACGGCAACCCCTACATCCCGCGGGACTGCCTGGCCGGCGGCGGCGACGCCCAGTCCTGCGGCATGAAACGCGATGTGGTGCTCGCCGAGACCAACCCGACGCTGGCCTACCTGACCCGGTTCCCGCTGCTCAAGCCGCTGGATATGAGCGACGCGGTGTGCCGGCCGGACGAGTGCCGGGCGGTCGAGGGCAACGTGCTGATCTTCCACGACTCGCACCACTTCACCTCGACCTACATGCGCTCGATGACCGACGAGCTCGGCCGACAGATCGGCGCCGCCACCAATTGGTGGTGA